In Setaria italica strain Yugu1 chromosome I, Setaria_italica_v2.0, whole genome shotgun sequence, the genomic window TTCATCCTCTGGGCCAGAGGAGTTGGTCGGGCTGCGCCCTCAGCCTGGCGGCGCGCAGCGGGGCCGGCCCAAGTATTCGTGATCATTGTGCCTTCTCGTTGGGCTAAGCACAACAGGGAAACGGTCCTGTCGGGGACCCCAGGTCTCTGGACCCGTCAGGTATAACCTGGATTTTCTTTTCCATTAGATGCCTTGAGAGAACACTATGCtagaaaatgatttttttcccaTTTGATGAAATAGTCTGATTAATGTGTCACTGATACATGGAGTACATCAGAAACTAAATTTCCGATGTGTTCAATTTAAACACTGAAGAACAAGGCCATTAATAATTGTTCTTACAGTGGTTGTTTCCTATATTGGGATGCTTTCTTTTGATTCCATACCCGTGGCATTTTTTTATCAGTGCACTCAAGCATGTTAGTTTAAGAGAATAACTTGTAGGAGAATCCATATGAAACCTATCACTTTGTGTTTATTTCGAGTGAATCTTTAGCATCCCGTCTATTTCTGGACCCTACATCTTATATATGTTTGCTAGCAGATCTGGGTCTTTGCAAGCAAAACTGTTGAATAACTTGTGGGATATTCAGTTTAACTTAATTTGTGTCAATATTTTCTTTGTGGTAGCGCATAAAGAATAatccaagactcatcaagaacattTTATGTCCATACTGATTCATGAGGCTTGTTCTAGAAGTGACTTAATAAATATGAGAATTGGTGATTTTTTAGATACCATTTTAGTATAAGGATGGGCACTTCAGAAGCATATTTACAAAAGAGGACAGTATGCGATTTTATTTTCTGATTTTGGTTGGGTGAAGGCAACTTTAGTGACTGCAAATTAATGCCTTCATTGTTTGTGTTATGCTTTTTTACGTGAAAGTTTCTATCCTTATACACAAAATGGCTTCAGATAACGGACATTTGAGTTTTCTAGGAACTGAACCATTTTAGGTTGCTAACGAAGTCTTAAGCATTGTAGGTAAAACCACAGCCTACAAAGTTCGAATTATGATTGGAAGTCTTAGAGTAGCTTTAGTGGCTAAGGTAGAATAGGAACCAACTAAATCCTTTATTTTATAAAGTTGTGGATTctgattctttttttatttcacaaCCTGACATATTGCATTGCTATCTGAATTCTTCTTTTTTAGAACATTTGCTCATGCAATATCATTTGGCAGAAGTTAGGAGTTAAAATAGCTGGATAGTCTATGTTCCATATGTTTAAGAGTTAAAATAGTTGACTTTTGAAAATTTAATATCTACTAAATAATTAGAAATAATTTATTGTCTTTGGTTACTAATGATTTTTGTTCTTAGAAGGAAGATTACTAATGAACGGATGTTTGGGCATTTTTCTGTGAAGATGCCCAAGATGTTGAGTAAATGGCTGGTGGCTTGGGAGAATTGCAGGAGCCCTGGTGCAGAGTCCGTGGACTAATCTTCCCATATGCAGTGGGTGCGTCTTGTTTCTGATGTTCAAAACTTCATTTAGTTTTTCCCCTGCGGATCTGGTTGTCTCTTTCCTGGATGAGGTGTAGTAGGTGAATTTTCACGTTTGGCTCCTGATCACCTAGAATTTGTAAAAGACATGCCATATCCTACTGTTTGATGGAAAACAACTCCCACCCAGAGATCTGcagttttttttctatttgcgTGTGAACTTttgataatattttatttttttcagcaTTTGCAGACTCGTACCAATTAGCAAAATTGCCTTGCATTTCATATGAACTTTTCTTCTCTCTGCGATGTGTTGGTTGATCAGCATATGGAAAAGACATTGGTTGAAGTGTTAGATAGTAAGGTTGGAAAAGACATTGGTTGAAGTGTTAGATAGTAAGGTTAAAGATTAGCATGGTACCGTATCCTTTCTAATAACTACTTTCAATAATTCCGACAGAACAACATAAAAATGAAAATGATTATATTTGATTTAATGTTTCATTCAGCTGAGCATAAGTATATTCGATTTTATACTAATATTTTGCAACTCCACTATTGTAGAAATGATGTATAACAGTGTATGGGATAGGTGAACTACTCTACAGTACCAAGCCTACCACACAAGAGAAGGCACCGTTTGTGTTGTTTTTTATAGTCCACCGAATATTACGATAGTAACTACAAACATTATATCATGATTATTCTTTTGCAAGTTGAGATAAAGAACATCCAAACGTACTTATATGTTTATGTTATTACTCATCGCAAAGTCATTTTTTTGTTTCACATTGAGAGCATTTCGCATGTGTTTGAGTTTGTAGAAATAAATATTTCACATGATAATGTTTGATGCTTATAGACAAAATTTGTTTTGCCCGTAGCAAGAACGATTACTAGAGTGAAATTTGCTCTCAGTGAAACAAAACTTAAAAAGTGACGTAATCATGATTCTCTTCCTCGACTCCTCCGGTTTGTGTGTCAGTCAAGTCCAGCAACATCTTACCAACAAAGATGCGGACCGATCGGCAGAACCGCAGAAGAGGACAATTGTGGCACTGCAATAGGCTTGGGCTGTGCAGCTCGAGCATCAAATACATGAAGGGCCACAACATGGTGGAGTCACAACCTATAACTATGACAAGGTCTGAAATATTAGCAGTGGAGGCAATTTTTTCCATTATTGTTGAATATGTAGAAAATATGAATCGGAATCTATGCCAAATACTGATATACAATTAGTAATGAACTAAATTCAGAATGAAAAAATATTAGTTTTATTTCCTTACAAACATGAAGAAAAACACAAAAATAAAGAGTAGATGTGTTAAACATAATAAATAAATAGGTAAGTTCAGAATAAAAATTAAGAACATAATATATTGATATACACTCAGATTAGGAAGAAAAATCCATAATAAAGAGCCCATGTAAAATAGATTTCACTAAAAACTAAATTAGTGATTGGTTGAGGTTTTACATGTAGATTAATGTCACAATGTTTGAGCGGAAAAGGCGTAACTCAAACCGTAGAGGTTGAGGAGATGTAAGAATAGTGACCTATGATAATATCATGTCCTCCAACATAGACAATGTTGTGAAACAACACGCCATGCAAACTTAACGCCGGCGCTGCAAAGGCAGGGCAATATTCAAGCAATGACTAAAATAAGAATCCCATGCAACCATGCTTGATTGAAATTGTCAGGGAAGTAATACCAAGACTGTGGGTCGGAGATGACAAGCAAAACAAATGAGATCAGCAGAGGAGAACATACGATTGGAATTGCGTGTAGTGTCCAATCTCAATTGTAGACCTGTCGTGGTTCGAATCTAGCTGCGCTATTTGCACGGACCACCTCTTATAAGAAATTAATTGTTAATACGAAATTATATGTATAAGTTATGAtatttaaaaaaaggaaagttgTGAGCATCGAAACTTTTCAAACATAGAAGTTCAGAGGAAGTGGAGTGCGTGGGCTACGGGGGAATCGATGGCCAGCAGTACTGCTGTGGCGCACGCGCCAGTTAGCGTGCCCCTAAAAGCATCGAAGAATGGAAGCATCGCTTGTGATTACGTCTGGCCTATATATAGACGGCAACTTCGAGTGCCTCACATCAGTCCCGAACCTTTCTCGTTCATCTCCTTAGCCAGAACACGTCCAACTTCCATTCTCTCAACACAAATGAGATGTGCATGCATGGATAACCACCTTAAGTCGCCTTTCTTCGTCTTACTGCTCTGTTGTACTGTTGCGACAGTAGCATACCCTGCTCGCTGTGAGTTATCTCATCCGACGAACTATCATTCTATATCATACAACCCACAGCCACAGGATTTCCCAAATGAGCAACTCTACCGCGCCTATCTCGTCATCCAGCGCTTCAAGAGCACCATCACGAGCGACCCCAAGAATGTCACGGCAACCTGGACCGGTCATGATCTCTGCGGAGAGACGACCTACATTGGGTTCTACTGCGGATCGCCGACAGGCGGGGATAAGAAATTGACTGTCACAGGGGTCATTTTGAATGGCTACAGTCTACATGCACCGACACTGCAAGGATTCGTGGATCAGCTCCCAGACCTTGCGCTTTTCCATGCTGCTTCCAACAATTTTGGTGGCGATATCCCCCGACTCGCCGGCCTTGAGTACATGTACCGGCTCAGTGTTAGCACCGATCCGCCAATGTATACTGTAGATGATATTTCGGGGACGGGAACCACTCTCGGGACGACAATAGACGCAACGGCTGGAAAAAAATGCGTAACTGCTCACTTACATTTTGCTATTAGTATTGGTATTCAGCCAGGCGGTAAGGGAGGCAATATTCCTGGTGTTACGGATTCTAAAGCGCTCCTCCTCAACCACAACAACATATCCGGGCCACTTCCGTCGAACCTAGGTCTCTCCAAGTTGAGCTACCTCGCCGTCGCCAACAACAGGCTCACGGGGCCAATCCCAACATCGATCGAGCAACTACAAGACTCCCTCCTCGAGGTGCTCCTCCTCAACAACCAGCTCTCCGGCTGCCTCCCCCACGAGCTCGGCATGCTCCACAAGGCGTCCGTCATCAACGTCGGCATGAACCAGCTCACCGGCCCGATCCCGTCATCCTTCTCGTGCCTCAGCAGCGTCGAGCAGCTCAACCTGGGCGGGAACCGCCTCTATGGCCAGGTGCCCGACGCGCTCTGCAAGCTCGCCGGGCCAGCCGGCCGCCTCGCCAACCTCACGCTGCCCGGCAACTACTTCACCTCCGTCGGGCCGGCGTGCGCGGCGCTGATCAAGGACGGCGTCCTCGACGTGAAGAACAACTGCATTCCGGGCCTCGCCAACCAGAGGCACCCGGCGGAGTGCGCGGCGTTCCACAGCCAGCCGAAGACGTGCCCGGCGGCGACCCCTCAGGTGGCTTGCCCCGCCGCGGCTGCCaagggcgcggtggcggcgccgggggaGAGGAAGGCTAGGGACTACTCCAGCTACGTGACGTATGCTACTCTGCATGAGTGAGCCGCTTCGGTCGGCATGCAGTAGGAGACAGAGTGCCTCGGTGGGACTTTGGCTATTTGTTCCTTGTATTCTTGTGTAGTATTGTGTGTTGGtgtgcttgtgcttgttgtcTATTTGCTCTGCACGTGTTGCTGTCACTTAGATCCATCTTTGTATCCAAAGTAAATTATTGTTGGTGAAGTAAAGTTCGTTGTATATCTGTCTCTGTCTTGGATGCTCCAGATGTTGCTTAAATTACGCAAATGTCGATCGGATATATGGCAATGACTTTGATCAACATTATTACTCCATCAACCTTAAAAATAACTAATGTAGGCATCTCAGCTCTGTTCCATACGAGGGCCGGAGTCTTAAATAAACAGTCTAAAATTACAGCGATCTTAGCATCAACTATATACCACATTCTTTTCTGATCGAGAAGACTATAGTACCAGTACATTTCAGGGACATTCGATGTCTTCCGCTATTCGTTTGTGTTTTCATGTCTATGTCCGACGCCGGGGTGAACGACTGATCGAACGAAACCACAAGCTCCATCTATCCCAGCCTCGTGATCGCGTGCTGGCCTTCGCGACAACTTGTCCGGGTCCGGGAACCGCCCCTACGGCGAGGTTGCTCACGCGCAGCCCCAGGCCAACTCCCGGGGCCGGATGGCACACGACTTGTTGCCAAACCTCTCGTTGTCACACCCCGCGCGCGCGCTCAACTCTGGCCGGCCGATCGAGCTGCACTGTTGGAGTGTTGGACACGAGACGAGCATGCAACTGTGCAGCATCCCCGGCTACACTGAAGACGTGCCCCGCAACCGCGAGCACCGACGCCGACATGCCATGCATGCGTCGTCGTCGCATGTGTCACGGACATGGTGGTGCAAAGGTAGGTAGGTAGGTAGGTAGGGGTCGGGTTCGGGTTCGGCCGCGCTCCAGCTACGTACATGACGACATATGCCGCTCCGCATGCAGACGCGCGCCAGAGCAAACGGCTGGGCCGAACACCTCGGTCGTATGTGCTTGTGTTCATGCGAGTGCAGATCTAGTGTCGTTAGGTTGGTAGGTGCAGGCATGTGAGCTTATTGTGACCCTGGTTGTTTTGTTCCGCGGGGTTGATCTCGCCGGCATCAACCATGTGGTGATGATGTCCTTGTAGAGTGCTGCCATGCTGCGTGCTGTGACAATTTGTTGTACTAGAAACAACTTGTCTTTAACTTCTAGAGAAACATTATTCGGAGTTAAGAAGATATTGCTCCGCAATGCATAACCTTTTGTCTGGTTGGTGTGCGTGTGTATATGAGTATGAAATAATAAGGTCCTgattattttttagaaaaaagtgTAGGAAGCTACATTACTCAGTCAGTCAGTCTTAATCTAAACGGGATCTTATGCatctaagaacatgaacaccacttagAGTAGAGATGAGACATCCAACCGGCAGCCATAGTTTGCGACGATCCGGCCATGATTGTCATGGACCAGGCCGGGATGGGAGCTGCTGTAGGTGTACTCACTGTAGGTGTACAAGCTTGACGAGATCACGCCTGCCTTCGGGCCTCCACCTCGTCTGTCCAGGGACGGCGATGGTGGTGTGGCGGTAGCCTTCGGGCGATTCCAGCACTGCCACGATCGGGTTGGCGTGTTGGGGGAGTTCTCTGGAGGTTTTGGTGCGTTAGCAGTTAACCCAAAACCTGCCGGCTCCCCCTTTTCTTATAGCGCAGGGTTGCTCGGGGCTACAACCATAGTTCGGTTGCGCCTCCAATCGAGGCACGAGGTGGACATTCGCGAGGGAAATGTAGTCGGGCATCACCTTATCCCTCCTATTTTTCCTCTgtgttgttttccttttgacCACCTTCAAAATATTTCCAACATTCTCCCCTTTTGGTCTAAAGGCCTATAACTTATGCCATTCTTAAAGCAGAATTATATAGGGAGACAATATGTGACAATGGTGATTAAAATCCCACTGTAACACAGTTGTCCACAATGTATAAAACTACTTATCATGATGGGAGATGGTTGTCTTATGACCCTCCAAGATCACAGGCTATCCGATAACCCCATGCCGGCAACATGTTCACTGAATATAATGGGAGGTAAGCCTTTTGTTAATGGATCCGCAAGCATTTTCTTAGTACTTATATGCTCTAACTCAATGGTGTGATCTTGGATTCTATCTTTCACAACAAGATACTTAAGTTCAATGTGCTTTGCAGCATCACTTGACTTGTTATTCGAATAGAAAATTGCTAACTTATTATCGCAGTATAATTTCAGTGGCCTGCTTATGCTATCTACCACTCTTAATCCTGGGATGAAATTTTTAAGCCATACAGCTTGGCCCACAGCttcataacatgccacaaactcaGCTTGCATTGTCGATGCAGCTGTTAGTGTTTGTTTGGAGCTTTTTCACGATGTAGCCTCATTTGCAAGTGTGAAGCCATAACCTGATGTGGATCTTCTTGTGTCAACACAACCCGCAAAATCAGCATCTGAATAGCCGATTATCTCTAATTTCTCAGTTCTCTTATACGTTAGCATGTAATTCTTAGTGTCTTGCATATAACGCAAGGCCTTTCTAATGGCCTATTCCTGGATTAGACTGATATCTTCCAAGCATCCCGCTTATAAAGGCCAAATCAGGGAGTGTACACACTTGTGCATACATTatgcttccgacagctgaagcataagGAATCGTTCTCATTTGATCAACTTCTAATTGATTCCTGGGACTTTGAAATAACCCAAACTTATCACCCTTGACAATCGGAGCAGCTGTGCCTGAACATTGGCTCATATTATATCTCTCAAGGACCTTCTCTATGTAGGCTCTTTGAGAGAGTCCTAATACACCTTTGGACCTGTCTCGATGAATTTCAATGCCTAAGACATAAGTGGTATCACCGAGGTCCTTCATATCAAATTTCGATGAGAGAAATCCCTTGGTCTCATGCAGCAAGTTCTTATCGCTGCTTGCTAACaggatgtcatccacataaagcACTAGGATAATTATAGAGCTCCCCTTAGTCTTAACATATATGCAGTTGTCCTTCTTATTTTCAATGAAGCCAATTTGCGTAATTACTTCATCGAACTTAAGGTACCATTGCCTGGACGCTTGTTCCAATCCATAAATAGATTTTCGTAGTTTGCATCCCAAATGTTCCCATCACGAAACCCTCAGGTTGTTTCATGTATACATTCTCATGCAAGTCACCATTAAGGAACGCAGTCTTAACGTCCATCTGATGCAGCTCAAGATCATAATGAGCTACTAAGTCCATAACGATTCTAAATGAATCTTTCTTGGAGACAGGCAAGAAGGTTTTGTTATAATTGACTCCTTCCACTTGAGTgaagctgtggcggatccacttcggattagctagattagacagggttaactcgcctaacatgcgacactcctgcctaaaccaggttaacacgaagtgccgtcggatttcatccgatttaaccacttaaacaggatcgagttcagcaactcacacaaaggtgagtggttccagagaatacaacgagtccactgagttaaacaagtttacccatttggttcgaccataaaatccaacatcagggTTTTACACGGTTCAggagaaacaacagagaaaacactagcggaagacttcgtcggggtcggacatccctggtgaggccgaccgggacatcactggttcctttcctcgccgtccgaggaaggatcccactcgaccgtccagcccggcgggagctggggcggccaagcgccagcaagggaggggtcggaagcagcaacctcacctgaaaaacaggagccacaa contains:
- the LOC101759910 gene encoding uncharacterized protein At4g06744, encoding MRCACMDNHLKSPFFVLLLCCTVATVAYPARCELSHPTNYHSISYNPQPQDFPNEQLYRAYLVIQRFKSTITSDPKNVTATWTGHDLCGETTYIGFYCGSPTGGDKKLTVTGVILNGYSLHAPTLQGFVDQLPDLALFHAASNNFGGDIPRLAGLEYMYRLSVSTDPPMYTVDDISGTGTTLGTTIDATAGKKCVTAHLHFAISIGIQPGGKGGNIPGVTDSKALLLNHNNISGPLPSNLGLSKLSYLAVANNRLTGPIPTSIEQLQDSLLEVLLLNNQLSGCLPHELGMLHKASVINVGMNQLTGPIPSSFSCLSSVEQLNLGGNRLYGQVPDALCKLAGPAGRLANLTLPGNYFTSVGPACAALIKDGVLDVKNNCIPGLANQRHPAECAAFHSQPKTCPAATPQVACPAAAAKGAVAAPGERKARDYSSYVTYATLHE